One segment of Macrotis lagotis isolate mMagLag1 chromosome 1, bilby.v1.9.chrom.fasta, whole genome shotgun sequence DNA contains the following:
- the LOC141507751 gene encoding olfactory receptor 52D1-like: MTFLLTGIPGLEAVHVWISIPFVFMYLLAVVGNAMVMLVVAGDRNLHEPMYLFLAMLALNDIILCTVTVPKMLVIFWNGPSISSFAGCLTQMFFVHALFLSESAVLLAMAYDRYVAICTPLHYTSLLTTSIIGKLGLALVARSVVVVIPGVLLILRLPFCRTNVIPHTYCENMGIAKLACASITLNSVYGLTAAFLTTGLDFILIAISYGLILRAVLGLSSREARAKAFGTCGTHICVILVFYTLAFFSFFTHRFGPRVPHHVHILLANLYLLVPPTMNPVVYGVKTKEIRVRVFRLLCGGINFCLSCIPPKLFLSLCSL; encoded by the exons ATGACATTCCTGCTGACTGGTATCCCAGGGTTAGAGGCAGTTCATGTATGGATTTCCATCCCCTTTGTCTTTATGTATCTTCTAGCTGTGGTTGGCAATGCCATGGTAATGTTGGTGGTTGCTGGGGACCGGAATCTCCATGAACCCATGTATTTATTCTTAGCTATGTTGGCACTCAATGATATCATCCTCTGTACAGTCACTGTGCCCAAGATGCTTGTGATCTTCTGGAATGGTCCATCAATCTCCAGTTTTGCAGGCTGCCTCACTCAAATGTTCTTCGTTCATGCTTTGTTCCTCTCAGAATCAGCTGTACTACTGGCCATGGCCTATGACCGCTATGTTGCCATCTGTACACCCCTTCACTATACTTCTCTACTGACTACATCTATCATCGGAAAGTTAGGGCTGGCCTTGGTAGCCCGGAGTGTGGTTGTGGTCATTCCTGGCGTCCTACTCATCCTTCGTCTGCCCTTTTGCCGGACCAATGTCATCCCCCACACTTACTGTGAGAACATGGGCATAGCCAAATTGGCTTGTGCCAGTATTACACTCAACAGTGTCTATGGACTAACAGCAGCTTTCCTCACCACGGGTCTTGACTTCATCCTCATTGCTATCTCCTATGGGCTAATCCTCAGAGCAGTGTTGGGATTGTCCTCACGTGAAGCCCGAGCAAAGGcctttggaacatgtggaacacATATTTGTGTTATCCTAGTTTTCTACACATtggccttcttttctttcttcactcaCCGCTTTGGTCCCCGTGTTCCCCACCATGTCCATATCCTCCTCGCCAACCTTTATCTTCTAGTGCCTCCCACAATGAACCCTGTTGTCTATGGGGTGAAGACCAAAGAGATACGAGTACGTGTATT TCGACTTTTGTGTGGCGGGATCAATTTCTGCCTGAGTTGTATTCCTCCCaaattgtttctctctctgtgcTCCTTATGA
- the LOC141489836 gene encoding olfactory receptor 52K2-like, whose protein sequence is MSFSNRTSLHPSTFILIGIPGLENAHIWISIPFFLVYILALLGNFVLLFIIKTNPSLHEPMYLFLCMLAVADLIVCTTAIPKLLSLFWFKDREIRLEACLTQVFLIHSCSTMESGFFLAMAFDHYVAICKPLRHSAILTHTVIGSLGLAIVFRGTVLLSPHPFLLRWLPYCKTNIISHTYCEFMALIKLACAETRIRRAYSLIVAFLTGGMDFILIICSYILILHTVFQLPSKDARLKTLGTCGSHVCVILVSYTPAFFSFLTHRFGQHIAPHVHIFVANIYLLVPPMVNPIIYGVRTKRIRERILKIFNPLKA, encoded by the coding sequence ATGTCATTCTCTAATAGGACAAGTCTTCATCCCTCcactttcattctcattggaattcCAGGGCTAGAGAATGCTCACATTTGGATCTCCATCCCCTTCTTCCTGGTGTACATATTGGCTCTGCTGGGAAACTTTGTCCTGCTGTTCATCATTAAGACCAATCCTAGCCTTCATGAGCCCATGTACCTCTTCCTTTGCATGTTGGCTGTGGCAGATTTGATTGTGTGCACTACTGCAATACCAAAGCTTCTCAGCCTCTTCTGGTTCAAAGATAGGGAAATTCGATTAGAAGCTTGCCTGACACAAGTATTTTTGATTCACTCCTGCTCCACAATGGAATCTGGTTTCTTTCTGGCAATGGCCTTTGACCACTATGTGGCTATATGCAAACCTCTTAGACACTCAGCAATCTTGACTCACACAGTCATTGGGAGCTTGGGGTTAGCTATTGTTTTCCGTGGAACTGTCTTACTCAGTCCTCATCCCTTTCTACTCAGATGGCTTCCATACTGCAAGACTAATATTATTTCTCATACCTACTGTGAGTTCATGGCCTTGATCAAACTGGCCTGTGCTGAGACCAGAATACgtagagcttacagtctaatcgTTGCATTCCTTACTGGAGGGATGGATTTTATATTAATCATCTGTTCCTACATTCTCATTCTCCACACGGTCTTCCAACTCCCTTCTAAGGATGCACGTCTCAAAACGCTGGGAACTTGTGGATCACATGTCTGTGTTATATTAGTCTCCTACACTCCAGCCTTCTTCTCATTTCTCACACATAGATTTGGACAACATATTGCTCCTCATGTCCATATTTTTGTGGCTAATATCTACTTACTGGTCCCACCTATGGTAAATCCTATCATCTATGGAGTAAGGACAAAGAGAATTCGGGAGAGAATCCTCAAAATCTTTAATCCCCTAAAGGCCTGA